The Sandaracinaceae bacterium DNA segment GGTAGTCGTCCTGACAGGTCCGGGCGATCTCGCGCTCGGCGCAGCGGGCGGCGGGGATCACGCGCTCGTTCAACCGGATCGGGCGGTCGAAGAGCCGGAGGCCGCGCGCGTGCTGCATCGGGCTCCGGTCGTTCCAGGACGCCTGGCCGAAGCCCGGGAAGAAGCCGTACCGCTCGGTCCGGAAGCGGATCGCCTGCTGGTGCACGCCGCGCCGATCGCGGATCTCGTCCCGCTCCATACGGCGGCTCACCTGCCAGTTCGCGCGGATCAAGAAGTCGTGCGGCGTCTGGGGGTTGCAGTCGATCTCCTCGGCCGCGGCGCGCTCGCGCCAGCTCGCGGGCTCGCCGTCGGCGTCGCCTTCCTGGGCGCCGAGCGGCAGCGCCACGGCGGCGCTCAGGGCGAGGGCGGACGAACAGAGCGCGAGGATCAGGGTGAGTCGGGAACGCACGGCGCGAGCGTACCTCAGCCTCTCCCGGGCGCTACTCTGCTCAGGCGGGCAGCGCGGCGCGCCCGGGTCGTGTGACGAAGAGCGGGGTCGCGGCCGCGAGGCGCGCGATCAGCGCCGTCCAGCCGTCCTCGGACATGCGCGACAGCTCCCGCTCGTGGAGCGCCACGACCTGGTAGTAGAGCGGCACCTCGCTCTCGCGGAGCTCCGGGTCGCGCACGAGCGCGGCGCACCGGAGCGTGCCGTCCGGGTCGACCGGCTCCGGGAGGCAGAGGTAGTGGCCTTCCTCGAACGGGACGCCGCTCTCCACCACGTGGCGCGCGAAGCGCTGGAGCAGCGTGACCGGCCAGTCGGGGACGGCGCCCTCTCGGCGCGCGAGCCGGAAGGTCAGCTCGAGCCCGAAGCGGTCACGGAGGCCGAAGGCGACGTAGTGCCAGTGCGCGACGGTCTCCTGCGGCGTCGCCTCGAACACGCTCACGGTGGTGAGCGGCTCGGCGCGGGTGCCCGAGCTCGTGTAGCAGAAGGGGTCCTGCTCCCCGTAGAGGGCCGCGAGGGGCCCCTTCCCCAGCCGAGTCCGGATGCGTATGGGCGGAAGGCGCATCAGCACGCCCTACGCGCGGCGCGGCTCGGACCTCCCCAGCAGGCGGCCGAAAGCCGCCTGCTCCTTGCCCCTGCCCGTGCCTTGCCCCTGCCCGCGGGTTCTCGGCGCAGGTCGGTGCCCATTGCAGCGGAAGAAGCCCTGATTCGCGGGCAAGGGCAGGGGCAGGCGGGCTGAAGAACGCTCGCGTTCTTCAGCCGCTTGCTACGGCTCCCGGTACTGCGGCGTCCAGCCGCTCGGGTCCTGAAACAGGCGCACGCAGTGGATGGTCTTCTCGTCCGTGAGGAAGAAGCGGTGGTGGCGGTCCTTCGGCACGACGATGAGGTCGCCCGCCTCCACCGTGACCCGCATCCAGCGGTCGTCCCGCGAGCGGATGTCGAACACGCCCGCGCCCTCGAGCACGAAGCGCACCTCGTCTTCGGTGTGCAGGTGCTCACCCGTGAACTTCGCGCAGATGGCCTCGAGGTTCTCGGTGTCCGGACGCAGCGCGACCTCGTCCTGGTGCACGTAGCCCTGCGCGGCCTTGAGCGCGTCGAGCGCGGTCTGGTGGGCGCCGAGGTCCAGGCGCTCGTAGTGCACGCCCTCGGCCTTCAGCCGGTCGGGGTCAATGCTCTGTTCGCTCTCGAGCCAGTGGGCGTGCATCGCGTTGCCTCCGTGCTGCGGATCAGTGCGTCAGGTGCGGCTTGCCCTCGAGCTCGGGCGCGCGCGGACCCTCGTTCGGATCGAAGCCGAGCTTGCGCATCTGCACCGCGGCCTCGAAGAGGTAGTCGTAACACTCGGCGTGGGTCTTGGCCTGCACCCAGTCCTCGCCCCAGACGTAGACCCCGTGCCGTCGCACGAGCACCGCGTGGCTCTTCGGGTGGGCCTCGATCGCGGCCGCCATCGAGTCGGCGAGATCGCACTCGTGCGCCGTGTTCTCGATGATCGGCACGACCAGCTCGTCGTGGTACCCGACCCCCGTGATGCCCTTCATCATCTCGAGGTGCGTCACGCGGAAGGCGTCGCCCGAGATGAGGGTGGCGAGCATCGCGTTGACGCTGTGGCTGTGGAGCACCGCGCCCGCGCCGCGGAGCCGGAAGGCGTTGTAGAAGAGCGGCGCGCAGGCGCTGACCTTCGCGTCGCCGGCCGGGGCCTCGAGCACCTCTCCGTCCGCGTCGAGCACGAAGAGGTCCTCGGGCTTCAACCGCTCCTTCTGGACCCCGCTCGGGGCCATGTAGACGCGCTCCCCCTGGCGGATGCTGATCCCGCCGCCGGTCCCGCTCACCCAGCCCTGGTCGTAGAACTGGCGGCACAGCTCGCAGATGATCTCGCGCGGGTCGTCGGTCACACAGCCTCCCGGAGGCGCTGAGAGTATCGATCTGCCCCCCGGGCGCAACCGCCCGTCCGGAGAGCTGTCAGGGGAGGCGCAGGCCGATGCCGATGGAGAAGATCAGCTCGGCGGGGTCGGTCGCGTCCTCGGGCGCGTCGGTGGGGAGCGGGATCCAGTCGTCGACGATGAAGAAGCGCGGGGTGATGTCGAGCGCGACGTCGTGGTCGAGGAGGATGGAGACCGGCGCGTCCCAGGCGATGTACCAGGTGGCGTCGCGATCGGAGCGCAAGATCACGCCGACCTCGGGGGCCACGATCGAGCTGAACGTCGGCAGCCGGAGCACGCTCCGCGCGTAGCGGTTGTAGAGCGCATCGCCGATGCCGACGGCCGCGATCCACTCCGCCTCCTGGCCGCCGTCCGCGCGGTAGAGGAAGTGCGCTCGCAGCGAGGCGCCGATCTGATCGCCGACGAGGGCGTCGACCAGGCTCTCGCCCGCGTCCCGCTCGTCCGAGTCGCGCGCGCGGTGCAAGAAGATCCAGTCCGCCGCGACCGTGCCGCCCACCCAGCTCCCGGGCGTCTCCACCAGCGTGGCGACGGCCGCGCCGATGGAGAGCTCGAGCCGATCGCCGCGCTCGCGGTGCTCCGTGACCCAGCGCGGGTCCTGCGCGCGCCGCGCCTCGTCCTCCCGGCGCGCGTCCCGCCACGCGCCCTCGTCGGGGTGACCGCTCAGGCCCATCGCGGCGACGCGGGAGTCGGCCCGCAGCGCGTCGAGCTCGCGGGTGTAGCCGCCCACGTCGGTCGGCCACCCCGAGACGCGCGCGACGGGGGCCTCCACCCGATACACCGTGCCGCTCGCGGGGCAGGCGGGCGGCGCGCACGACTCCTGCGAGACGATCGGCGCGCAGCGCTCGGCGCAGGCGCTGATCACGCCGGCCCCCGCGCGGCCGAAGACGCGGTCCGGCCCGAGCCACACGGCGGGCTGCTCGGCCGTCAGCGACATGAGGCGCCCGATCCGCGCGGCGCCGTCCTGCGCGGACGCGCGGAGGGGCGAGGCGGCGAGCAGGCAGAGGCAGGACAGGAGAAGAGCGCGCGTTCGCGGGCACGGGCAGGTCATGGTCCGCGTCCGACGCGCGAGCCGGCCAAACGATCTCCGGATGGTAGGCTCCC contains these protein-coding regions:
- a CDS encoding M15 family metallopeptidase: MRSRLTLILALCSSALALSAAVALPLGAQEGDADGEPASWRERAAAEEIDCNPQTPHDFLIRANWQVSRRMERDEIRDRRGVHQQAIRFRTERYGFFPGFGQASWNDRSPMQHARGLRLFDRPIRLNERVIPAARCAEREIARTCQDDYQPGRLSGIRDRNTYHNGEVSNHVYGIAIDLDPRENTCCNCVKEWRLHPLCQNEPDSIFDRMIMPPCWVSGFEKYGFYWLGHDRLMDTMHFEFLGDPDHILVSDGPPPHMSGGD
- a CDS encoding suppressor of fused domain protein, with product MRLPPIRIRTRLGKGPLAALYGEQDPFCYTSSGTRAEPLTTVSVFEATPQETVAHWHYVAFGLRDRFGLELTFRLARREGAVPDWPVTLLQRFARHVVESGVPFEEGHYLCLPEPVDPDGTLRCAALVRDPELRESEVPLYYQVVALHERELSRMSEDGWTALIARLAAATPLFVTRPGRAALPA
- a CDS encoding cupin domain-containing protein, with translation MHAHWLESEQSIDPDRLKAEGVHYERLDLGAHQTALDALKAAQGYVHQDEVALRPDTENLEAICAKFTGEHLHTEDEVRFVLEGAGVFDIRSRDDRWMRVTVEAGDLIVVPKDRHHRFFLTDEKTIHCVRLFQDPSGWTPQYREP
- the mtnB gene encoding methylthioribulose 1-phosphate dehydratase; the protein is MTDDPREIICELCRQFYDQGWVSGTGGGISIRQGERVYMAPSGVQKERLKPEDLFVLDADGEVLEAPAGDAKVSACAPLFYNAFRLRGAGAVLHSHSVNAMLATLISGDAFRVTHLEMMKGITGVGYHDELVVPIIENTAHECDLADSMAAAIEAHPKSHAVLVRRHGVYVWGEDWVQAKTHAECYDYLFEAAVQMRKLGFDPNEGPRAPELEGKPHLTH